The DNA window GATGTTCTTGTTCAGCGATGCGCCCAGGAAGATGCGGGCGCTGTCCAGGTTGAAGTCGCTGCCGTGCGAGCCGTCCGGCGCGCCGTTCTCGACGTTCGAGTAGCTGCCGCGCATGCCGAATCCCACGCTGACGGACTTGTCTTCGCCAAACGGAATCGTGGCGCCCGCCCGGGCGTCCGCGACGCCCAGCAACGTGGAGGCCAGCAGCACTCCCGTGCAGATCGTGGAAGATCCTTTCATGCGCATCCCTTTCGTTGTGTGATGTTGTGCATACATCATCACCAACCGGGAAGCGGAAGGACATACGTAAGGTGACGTAGTGGCGCGCAGCCGACACGCGCCGGGGAGGTCACCGAGGATCAGGAGGAAGACCAGCGCCAGGAGATCGGCGCCGGGAACTCAGCGCCGCGGGATCAGCGCCGGCATCGGCAAGCCTTCCGCCACCACGAGCCGCTCCATCGCCGTCTCGAGCACGCTGCGCGCCAGGCCGGCGGCGTGGCCCAGTTCGCGGTGCAGCTGCGCGTCGGCCGTGCTGCGCGATACGCATTGCGCGCTGTAGCGCTCGAAGCTGCCCACCATCAGCAGCAGGTCGGACAGGTGGCGCGGGCATTCGCACGCGATGCGGTTGCCCGCCGCGGTGATCGTGGCCAGCGCGGCTTCGTCGAAACGCACCGCCGGGACCGTGCCGGCAGGGCGGTCGACGGATGGCAACTGCCGCCCCGCCAGCGCCGCACGGCACAGCTGCGCCAGTTCACCCAGCTCCGACGGCATGCGCACGACCATGCAATCCTGCGCGCGCAACGCGCGGATCGTGGCACTGGCGCAGAACCGGTACAGCACCACCACCGCCGCGGCGCCTGCCGCCTCGCGCGCCGCGGCCACCAGCGGCACCATCGTCTCGTCGGGCTCGGGCAGCTCCACCAGCAACACGTCCACCGCCGCGCCCTGCAACGGGGCGAGATCGCCATCGAGGCGCGCCACGGCCCGCTGCACTTCCAGGCCATTGCCCGTGGCGGCGATCCGCCGTGCCAGGGTTTCCCCGACGAGCGCCACGCGCACCAGCGCCAGTGGCACGGCGGCGTGATCGGCACGCACGCCCGCCAGCTCTTCCAGTCGTTCCAGCGGCAACGTGGCCAGCGTGCCGATCGGATGGCCATTGTCCACCAGTTGCTTCAGCAGGCCGAGCCGGCGCACCTGCCCGGCCGTGTACAGGCGCTGGCCGCGCTCGGAGCGCAGCGTGTCCGACACGCCGTAGCGGCGCTCCCACACGCGCAGCGTCTC is part of the Pseudoduganella lutea genome and encodes:
- a CDS encoding MerR family transcriptional regulator — protein: MAARLAGLSVETLRVWERRYGVSDTLRSERGQRLYTAGQVRRLGLLKQLVDNGHPIGTLATLPLERLEELAGVRADHAAVPLALVRVALVGETLARRIAATGNGLEVQRAVARLDGDLAPLQGAAVDVLLVELPEPDETMVPLVAAAREAAGAAAVVVLYRFCASATIRALRAQDCMVVRMPSELGELAQLCRAALAGRQLPSVDRPAGTVPAVRFDEAALATITAAGNRIACECPRHLSDLLLMVGSFERYSAQCVSRSTADAQLHRELGHAAGLARSVLETAMERLVVAEGLPMPALIPRR